AATATGCTTTGTTGTCAGTTCTGCAAAACatcatacacacgtacacacgcacacgcacaaacacacaagagaaTACATAGTTAGAAATGAGTGCACCAGAAGATCCAGGACTACTCTTGTTGAACAGTCAGAAACAGTGGACAGTGAAGTTGACAGCCAAGTTAAAGTTGACGTTGACGTTGGACTGAAATGGCCACTGCTGTGGCAGCGACAGTGGCAGGAATATGTGTGGGTTGGGGGTGTCTCCAGAGAGACAGGCCTCAGATGGACACAGGGCACACGATGATGCGGTCCTCGAGCATCACGCTGAGCACCAGGAAGATGAAGTAGAGCAGGAACATGGTGGAGCCGAGCGCCTTGTTCATCTTCCAGCCGCACACGGCGATGGAGATGATGACGAAGAGGAGCATGAGGAAGAGCAGCACGATGGCACAGAAGAGACCGTTACTGCTCACGGCCACCGGGGCGAACCCGTGCATCGTGGAGTACATCAGCCACGGGACCGGGAGACTGGGGCacgagagaaaagagggagagaaaggagggggcagaggagaagaggagagagagagagagagagagagagagagagatgaccaaTCAGGTGAGTGAGAATAGGAAAAGGCACAACCTCGACTAGATATAAAATGAAAAGCGTTGAATAAACATATTTCTCATGTAATGTGAGACTGTATGCAGacagggagaagagaaagagaagtgtaAAGTATgcagggagaagagaaagaagtgtAAAGTATacagggagaagagaaagaagtgtAAAGTatacagagagaagagaaagaagtgtAAAGTATgcagggagaagagaaagaagtgtAAAGTatacagagagaagagaaagagaagtgtaAAGTATgcagggagaagagaaagagaagtttAAAGTATgcagggagaagagaaagaagtgtAAAGTATgcagggagaagagaaagaagtgtAAAGTATgcagggagaagagaaagaagtgtAAAGTAtgcagggaggagagaaagaagtgtAAAGTATgcagggagaagagaaagaagtgtAAAGTATacagggagaagagaaagagaagttcAAAGTATGCAGGGAGAAGTGTAAAGTATGCAGGGCAGGTTTGGTGAGGAACAGGATGTGCCATACAAATGCCCTTCTTGCAGCTTTGCAGGTGAAGTGTGTTAGAGGTCAAGTGAGCTGACTCACTGATGACAAGATTTTGCCTGAAGCATCACTTTGAAGTACTGTACATCCTACATGAAATAGCTTAAAACTAGAGATCTATACATAATTAGAGATAATTAGAGCTACATTTATCTTTTAAGTATGATGCTGCTTTGGATAAATGCATTTGTTAAATACCTGAACTGATCATGCAGATCATGTTCTGCAGATCTCTCCTGAACACAAcagaacagcaacaacaactgtAGTTAGCGCCTTGGCTCACCCCACTGTGATGTCGAAGATGTTGCTGCCCACAGAACTGGACACAGCCATGTCCCCCAGGCCTTTCCGCGCCACAATCACACTGGTGATAAGGTCAGGGATGGAGGTGCCTGCTGCCAGGATGGTCAGACCCATGATTTCCTCAGAGATGCCAATCGTCTCACCCACCTGCACCATAAACACACCTGTCACCAGGTGCCTGCCACAGTAATGTATGAAGGCACGGACACACCTGTCACCAGGTGCCTGCCACAGTAATGTATGAAGACACGGACACACCTGTCACCAGGTGCCTGCCACAGTAATGTATGAAGGTACAAACCCAGTTTCTCACAAGCTCAACTAAACTGTAGAAATATGTGAAGGACAACCACAGAATGTAATCTAGACTCTAGAATGTTCTAGGATGTTCTAGGCTGAAGAGTAATGTGTCTGACCTGATGTGCCCACCAGACCATCAGATAGGAGAAAACTGCAATCCATATGATGGAGCCCACAAAGGTAATGACAAAGAACTTCTTAGATGCCTGAGGAACACAATCACAGACTCACcatcatcacatcacatcacatcacatcatcaCAGTCCTGTAGTCTTTATCAGAGAGCACTGTAGGCTGATAATATTTAGTTTACATTTTTCTGTAACCCTCCACAAGCACTCACACCAGGGATATGTTGAGATCGTTTGATGTTGACAGGATCTTACTGTTAATGGCAGAAGTATCCCTTTGCCACCTCTGTACATTATTTACAGATCTGATGTAGAGTAAAGCTATTCTTTACAACAATCTGTACATTATTTACAGTTCTGATGTAGAGTAGAGCTATTCTTTATTACAATCTGTATTTGTATATGTACTGGACATCACCAGAGACAGTTAATCAACTGTTCAAGAGAATCTTTGATTACACTGCTCTACAGTGTAAGGTTTAATCTTTGACAACACTGCTCTACACAGTATAGTTTAATCTTTGATAACACTGCTCTACACAGTAAGGCATCCTAACACTTTAAGGCCAACACTGCTTAGCAATGTGAGGGCTACTTACTGGGTTGCGGACGTCAGGCACGGTGAGCCATAGCGGGAAGACGATGGGCAGCAGTAAGACATACGTGACCTGCTTACGTGGCGTGTCCGGCCACTCCAGCGACAGCGGCTCCTcattctcatcctcctcctcccctccttctccctccacgtcttcctcctcatcatcatcatcgctgTCATCGCTGTCATCGCTGTCATCGCTGTCATCATCGCTGTCTTCCTCGCTGCCGTCCTCATTGCCGTCACCTCCACCATCTGGTGCAGCAGCAGCCGGCTCGTCCTTCTACAGGCCAGCAGGAGAGGTCAAGGGTCGAGGGTCAAATGGAAAAGGAAGAGAACTTAGGACAGGCATACACAGAACCCAAGGAAGAGAACTTAGGACAGGCATACACAGAACCCAAAAGAAGCGCATGACCACCACACAGGAAGATGTGCTGAGATGGACACATGAAGGTCAAAAGGTCATCTGGAGGGGTAATGGAAAGGTCAAGCACAAAGGTCATCCCAGAGAAAGCAACTTCTGGATTGTTGGATTAATTGGTCCAAATTGGTTTCTAAATCACACTTCAAAGAAtgtttgttgtttattgtttatcaTTAAAGACAGCCTTCAGTTGCTGTTTACCGCTTATCATTATCACTGCACAGCAGAGATGTAGGTGGTCTGCTTCAGTGGGAATGTGAACAGGTGAGTTTGACAGGTGTGCAGTCTCCACACCACCCAAACTAGTTGTGCGTCCACTAGGCCCTGTCCAGTGTGTCCATGACACCCATCTGTTAGTGCTGGCCACCCTACCGTCTGCTCATCGGTCTCCGCCTtcgcctctgcctctgcctcccccttctcctccttctctgcaGGTGCCTCTTTTGTCTCTTCTTTCGCCTCCTCTTTCATCTCCTCTTCTGCCTCCTCTTCTGCCTCCTCTTCTGCCTCCTCTTCTGCCTCTTCTTCAGCCTCTTCTTCGTCCTTTTCTTCtatcttctcttctttcctttcttcttttgctgcctctttcttctctttggaCTCTTTCGCAGCAGCACCTGAAATAACACGTATGAACATGACGATCAGAGTAGAATTAGTATGGCGTGACAATCAGAGTAGAGTAAAAATGAACAGTATATATAAGATACCTCTTTGGTCTTCACTTATCACTGTATTCTGTTGATTTTTAATGATTCCTATGCTGATATGGGATATAACTAAGTAACAAGCACAATTTTGTTCATAATACTGTTCTCtccaaaaacatgcacacaaaatcaTCTGATATGTGACATTTCATAATAAAACTTCATCAAATTCCATTTCATGAGACGTGGAAGACCCTGTAAGCCTCAATTGTAATGGAAGATGCACACCTTCGACGTGCACCTTTTTTTGCAACAGCATCTTCTGCATCTTCCAAGTTGTGAATGTCAACATGACGAGGTGAGACCAGTGACAGCATTAGCAAGACTATGTCTGACTATGTCTGTACCATAGATGATCCTGCACGTTCAAAACACGATTTAGCATCTCATGTGAAATTAACAAAGAGAGACCTATTGTTGGTTATCATCAGTACACCTCTCATTGCTTCAATGGCAGCTAATGTGTACAACAGCTCTTATGTGTAGTTGCATAATaagggtgttgggggggggggtgagagaatgCAAGATGCTTTATGTGGATGACAATGAGAAGCATTACTGGCACTCATCCCTTCCTTCGGTGCCTTTCATCCCATCCACGCTGGGAGCAATGGAAGCAGGTGTGCTGTCAGTGCCGCTGTTGCTTTGCCCTGGGGCTCCACTCTATAGAGagccagcagcaccagcagcggAAGCAGCAGCTTGCATATGCAACAGATCTCGGCTCaggcacaatcacacacacgctgacagCTCTATTAATGAGGGCCAGGCCTGGGAGAACAGAgccggatgggggggggggggggggcatgtgtgtgtttagagacgTACCGGCCGATGTCTCCTGCGTTTTGGCCTCTGGTTTTCCTCTGGCCATGCTGTTCAGAATCTGAGCCTTATCTTTGAATTTGACTGCGAAGGGAAAAATTACGTTGTGAGTTTAAAAAGGAACAAACTGCTGAGAGCAAAACAGCCAGCACGACAAACAGCAACTGCACGCAATACAGACAATACAGACAAAATACGGAACAAAAAATGGCATCAAGCAAAAAGTCTACAAATCACAAAGCCATCACTCACAACACTGAAACCGCATGCACAaccaaccacaacaacaacaatgcacAACAACAATGACACTGCGCTTAGTGCGCTAAACTTACAAACAAAACATGGACAGTGCACGGGACACAGAAGCAGGGTGGACAACGGCCAGGGCTTTCTTAGCATGAGAATGACTGTGACTCGTCCACAATGCTACAGTGAGACACATTGGCACCACTGGAACAAAACTCCCTACTGAGAACCAGAGGTAGCCTTAATATGCCTGCAAAAAGGCGATTCTCACGCCAAAAGCCTGTGAGTTGTCAACCCTGCAGGAAGTACTGTTTCTTCTTACCTCTTCCCTGCCCTGAGCTGCCAGCCTTTACCTCACCATTTAAAACAGTTTCTGACAAACAGAGATATACAACACACGGATCAACAGCACTGCATCCACCATCATTACAGTCTTACTGCAGCTCTAGCAAACTCCAGTAACCCCATCGATATATGATTGGGACAGGACACAGGGCAGCCATTGGGCAGTAACAGTACTGGCTGATGGTTCCAAATGGCTGCATGCAGGTGACCTATGTAACAGTGGCCAGTAAATGAACCTCACAATCTAACACTTTACTGTAAGAGCTGTACTAGACATAGACATTAGCACTCAAGGGTTTTAGCCTCTTTGCTAAAACGCCCATCTCCAAGGTGGCGAATatgagtcctgtgtgtgtgtgtgtgtgtgtgtgtgtgtgtacgtgtgtgtgtgtgtgtgtgtgtgtgtgtgtgtgtgtgtgtgtgtgtgtgtgtttgtgtgtgtgtgtgtgtgtgtatgtgtgtgtgggtgtgtatgtgtgtgtgtgtgtgtgtgtgtgtgtgtgtgtgtgtgtgtgtgtgttgtgtgtgttttctgtgtgtgtttgtgtgtgtgtgtgtgtgtgtgtgtgtgtgtgtgtcctttgtctgtgtctatgtgtgtgtgtttgaaagtatgtgtctgtttgaaagagagagaagcagagagacaagggagagacagacagacagagagagagagagagagagagagagagagagagagagagagaaagacaaacagactgggctgtgtgtgtctgtgtgagagtgagagtgagtttgagtttgattgtgagagtgagagtgagagtgagagtgagagtgagagtgagtttgagtgtgagagtgagagtgagagtgagagtgagagtgagagtgagagagcccAATGCAGATAAAGGGATTGTGCTGGTGGAGGCTGGCTCTTATCCAGCTTTTATGAGCTCAATCAAAAGCTGCTTAATGAGGAGCTGCGCAGGAGCACTCTAGGCCGCGTCCCTGGACCCCGCACCGCCTGGCACGCTCCAGAAGGTCACTGAAGGTCATTGCCCAGCACAGACCCCACGCTACCACCCTCTCATGCAGGGCACTGACCCCAGCCCCCCCTCAATCCCCCACTGCCCACCATTTACAGACCCCCACCtccctgcgtgcgtgcgagacATGCCCTTTTCAGACTGCCCAGGTAGCCTCTGTGACAGACAtgcgggggtggggtgggggggggcttagGAGGTGATAAATGACGTTGCTGGTTGCTGCATGATAACTGTATGATAAATGACATCACTGTTTGCTGACACTCACATGGCAAATCCATTGTGTCTGTTCACCTGAGCTTTTGCAGAGGTGCGGTCATAGACCTCTACACTGACCATCTACTCTCCATACCTCTCTTGCAATCTTCTGCATTTATAGTCATATCAACTATCAACCATGACAAAATCAAGTTATCTTGATAGGTATAGCAAATTTATACACTATTATGCCAATAGTCTGAGACAAACTGTGAATCGACACCAAAGCTTTTTCCAGCACAAAATTGGCATATTTAGCACAAAAAATTGCAGGGTATGTTTGAAATGTGAGATGGTTGCTTTCCAGTGAGACTGGTCAGAAGCATCACCTGTCAATCGAGCAGTCACCATGGAGGCAATTTCAAATCCACCATTGCTCTATCACCACTGAATCACATATGCCAGAGCAAGACATTTATCTGCTTACAAGCAATCTGGACTTAGTGCTACCTTCATTTGGAACGCTTTGCTAATCCATTTTACCAGAAGGACAAAGGGATTTTGGGTGACATGAAACATGCTTCTTCTTATTGGgtgtaaaaaagtggaaaaagtaCAGTACCACAGAATCTATCTCAGGTCATGCAGTTGATCACTGTTTGCATCTAGAGTTCTGATTAAGAGTTTCTGTTGACAAAAAATCAAATGCTTTTGGACTTACAATGTCCAATGTTACAATGTTAGATGCAACTCTGAATGATGTATGATGTAATACTATGACATAACGGTGGTGTGGTACACCTCCTCCAGTTCTGTATGCCTACGGGTTCTTGATTGTGGCATtagtaatatatatttatatatatatgggttCTTGATTGTGACATtagtaatatatatttatatattcggGTTCTTGATTGTGTGACattagtaatatatatatagtaggagataaatatatatatttagggTCTGTATCTCTGAGGTCTGtatctcatatatatatatatatatatatatatatatatatatatatatatatatatatatttatctcCTACTACTCTACAAGATGTCAGGGTCCTTTTGCTTAACAGGTACAGAATATACCAGTAGGCTAAACGATTAGGGTATATTCTGTAGGCCAGAATATACCAGTAGGCTAAACGATTGTGTCTTCAAAGACAGACAAGGTGAGGTCATCATTATGATGCGCTTCTTGGGCTCTTGGTAGTCAGCAGTGACTTATTTCCTCCAGCAACACTTTCCATCTTACACAAGCAGCCATGGAGATAAGGGCAATCTTTCTGCCAAACACTTTCCATCTTACACAAGCAGCCATGGAGGGTTTGTGGGGTGACATATAAGGACATTGGGTGTAGAGAAAAGCTTCAAGTAAGAGTGGATATTCATTAATtcactcattcatgcattcatttGTGCACTCATGCATCCACCTATTCATTCAGTCACTATTACATTAATTAATTCAGCCATATATTCacttattcattcactcattaaTGCATTcccttattcattcattcatccatccatccattcattcattcattcagccaTGCATTCAGCCACACATTCTCTTATTCATTCGtccattcactcattcattaaTGTATTCATTGACTCATCCTTTTATCCTGTGTTGGCAGAGTTGCCTCTTACCCTCACCCAGCGGATCTAGCGTGTGGATCATCAGTTGGAAGATGGTGCTCCTCATGGTGCTGTTGTGAAGCGATGCAGAGCTTCCTCCACGCTGGAGTGCTGGTTTCAGCTGTAGGGGagggaaacacacatacacacacacacacacacacacacacatggtcagatCATGAAGGCCTCAAACATATCATGTCTCCAACTGCCTACCCCaccaaaacaaacatattttttattcctGTCTAACACACTGGATTGTGGCTGACTTCAGTTAGCTCAGTAAGAGCAGATACACAATTGAAATCAACATAAATACACCAAAAACAAGACAATGAGACCATTATCAGCACTAGCCTAACATTCAGCTAGCTATCGGAGCctctgactaaaaaaaaaatgtagcctCAGAAATGTTtgcactgttttgtttttttttgccaatcCCATGTTCATATGGTAGACATGTGAAACTCATCATAGAAAAGACCCTTTCTGCTCTGCTGTATCAGTTCACACTCTATGACATGTATGCAGCTGTGAGATGCAGGGGGGTGAAAATAAGGCAAACTCATgtctttattttgtattttgcatttctgctTTTACCTTCAATCGATTCTTGTCTTCTGGATCAGGAGGTCTCCTGTCCTCAGCGGAAGTTCCATTGTCCTGTGTGCACGAATGATTTTAAAGACAGTGGAACATTGGTAAGATATGGTGGCCTTCGTAAAGATtgaagtaaagatgagcaaaaCTCAGAGAAACACCATCTAGAGGATGGATCATTTTTTATGTCCCATCAGATACTGATTGGTGACATCTTATGGTGCAAAGGTGATAGTTTGCTTTATTCTGCATTAAAATCAGTCCCCCTCCATTACATCCTATTATTTCCTATTTGGGTTTGTTGTCGATGATATATATCCTTCACATGTCCACATCAACTGAAATGGGATTATTATCCTAAATCTTTGGAAAACCTGCACAGCCCAAAACAAGCATTATGGGGTTTAAGAGCAATCTATAAGATCTATCCCACAAAGCTTATCACTGTCTGGGCAATCCTCATCATACCCCTATGTAGCATTATCAAATGGAGTACTTGTTTAGAACAACCTTACTCATTATAGAGATCGCCCACTCACCATAGGGTTTATGTGGTCTTAGATCTAGGCATTTGGCTTCATAAAGCTTTCTAGTAAGCCTTCTTACTCCATCCTATATAAGCTTCAATCACACTAACTGCAATCACAAGCTATACATGTTTCATTGATTGTGCAACGCTGTTGCTTGCAAAAGGATTTCAGGTAATGGTGTTTGAGCAACTCTGTCTCTGTAAGATTTTAAAAGTTTTAAAAGTTAATTGTGAATGTCAAATACATTTTGACTTGAATATCTTTAGAAAGTCTACATTTCAAGCAATTTATCTCACAAATGAACTGTTGTTTTACGTGTCTGCATTATATAGAGAATATACtctatttaaatatatatatatatatatatatatatatatatatatatatttaaatatatattcaaTTCAACATGACACAGAATAACataatactaataaatataACATAATAGTGCATGAATGATGACCAAAATCTGATATATTTGACCAGTTCTTGGATTGACTGAGGTCTGTATCTCAAATGGATGTGCAGGGATGCAGGGAGCGCATTCGGCCCTGCATCCCACCAGCCGTGCTCCAGAGGCTAGTGGCTGCTAGCTGGGTGTGCTAACAGCAGATTAGTGGAGGCGTTGATCTCTATTTGTGCTGAACACAAGCGGTTGGGGATGAGCACATATGTGCGTGCAGGCCTTCCTGCATCTCCGAAGCAACAAACAAGTGCATTTGTTGTTTTAGAAATAGccgtaaacaaataaacaaacatctgCTGTCGTGTTGCCTCAAATTGAGCAGCATCAGGATGCCAGTCAGACATTGCTTTACGAGTCATCAGTGCTGTTGTCTGAGGCCCTCGCACACCGGGGAGCCTTTTCAGGCGGCCTCTTCAAAGGCtgcgatgcacacacacacacacacacacacacacacacacacacacacacacacacagagaaacgcagCTATCTCCATAATGAATAAACATTAGAAAATCACATTAAACGCTCGTCTGTTCCAGGAACAGAACAATGCCAGAGAGCTGCTCACCTCATAACAGAAGATTATGCCGCTATCAAGAGTCCTCTGCTTTTGTTACAGCAAGACTGACCTGACAGGTTTTTGTACTAACTTCCTGCATAGTAAATGAGAAGGCTGTATAAACAGTTACAGGACTCTGGTGGCATTTGCAGTTAATTTTCAGCTTCTGTCATTTCAAACGCTCCTGTCCTCATATTGTTGGTATCGCCATTACAACAACCACTGCGTTTATGTCATTCCACATGTCACCTTATTCTCTTCTCAGTGTTAACCCGTAAGGGCCCGCGCTGATTCGTGTCTCACAAACTAATTTGGCGCCTTGAACATTTCCCTGGAAGGTTTTACCCCATATCTGCCATAGTTctcacacagtgtacacaaCATGACCTTAGGGTCATTACTTATGCTACCTCATCATAGTTATGTTTAGACACTGCATGTAGTGTTATGTTTTGACACTGCATGTAGTGTCCAACAGTATCCATAAGCATGGGACACACACCTTGGCCGGTTCCTCTGGGGCAATGACTTTGACGATGCTCTTGTGTTTCATGATCTGGGTCTTGAAGGCATGCTCGATCTGCACGTTGAACTTCATGAATGTCACGTAGCAGGTGTAGCACCCGATCAGCATTGCGCTCTCCCAAGGCATGATGGTGTTGTCCAGGAAGAAGACGATGAGCATGATGAGGCCCAGGATGTAGAAGGACACGTCCCGGAAGAGTGGCCACCAGGTGAGGTGGAGCATCTCCCTGGAGAAGAGCGCGCACATCCCGATAACGAAGAGAATGTTGAAGACAGCCGAGCCCACGATGGTGCCGATGCCCACGTTGCTATGGGAGATGAAGACACCAATCAGGGATGTAAAGAGCTCTGGGGCGGAACCGCCGGCGGCCATGAAGGTTGCCCCAGCAACATCGTCAGAGATGGCCAGCTTGTCCGTGATCACTCCCAGAGTGGGGACAAAGAACTCGTCACACACAATGGCCAGAGCCACAAACATGTATATCATCCCAAAGATGTGGAGGGTCACCCAGCCATTACGTCGGTCCTCTACGGAGAAGATATCGTGTGGGTACTCTCCCTTGCTGTGGGGGATCTCTGGAGGATGGACAGCCtctgtggtggtgttggtggtgctggtggtggacaCAGGAGCTGTGGTGGTCAGGACAAGGTCAGGAGTAGGGCTGGACTGACTTGAATCCACAAAGATGCAGTGTACAGTCCTGTTAGTGGTTGTCGATGGGGTCAGTTCAGACGTAGATGAAGTTGTTTCTGTTGTCATGTTGGTCATTTTTGTGGTTGCGTTTGTCATTTTTgtcgttgctgttgttgttgctgttgctgttgtggttgctgttgttgtcattgttgttgCTGAGTCTGTTGTGGTCAGTGTATTTACTGTGGTCAGTGTTGTGGTTGCAGCTGTGGGTGGAGATGCAAAAGAAGTTATCGCAGGATGCAACATAGTGGTTGATTTGGCTGTGGTCAGTGTGCTGGTGCTAAGAGAATCTTCCCCAGCAGTTTCCTCAGGCCTTCTGCCCACTGCCTCCGGTGTCCCAATCCTGGGGTCATCTCCAGTCTGAGCCTCCGGCCAAGGCCTCACACGGACGGTCAGCTGATATATGCAACACAGCAAAACTCCAGAGAGAAAAAATATAATCCTGCTCAGGTGGAGCCTCCTCCTTCGAGTCACATACATGTTCCCTGGTGAAGGGTCCGAACCGCTGAAAGTGTCTACTTGCTATAGAGTATGAATTTGCATATAGGAATTATAAGACCCAGAGACCCCAAAGGTGCCCCCCACAAAAGGCTGGGGGTGGAAGGTATTCTGACATGGGCTGTTTCATCTCATCCTCTGGGCACTCCGTGCGTCCTTCCTTCAGCCTGCATTGGATACAGAGGGAAAAGAGGGTTGAAATGATCTCAAGGATTAAGCAACAGGTGGCACAGTCTAGTGTTGCATCCCTCCTCCGCATCAACATATTGATGTACGTATGGCACAGAAGTGGCTGTTTTTGAGGCACACAGAGAAGCTGATCAGCGGTATGTTGATATGGATACATAAGTGTCACGTCTCATCTCCGTTTGTCATACatctgcaaaaaatgaatttagCGCCCCGAACGCACCCAATAATACGGCGAGGTGtgcagaaagaaaaataatcacAGACCGGTCTAGACATGCAGTCTACGTGTTGTGACTTTACGCCTAAATAGAGCAtacatttacttttatttttactttacaGGGAATGACCTAGACGAACAAACAGATACGATTGCTCAGGGTAGACATTGGTAGGCTACGTATCATCAAATAATTTCGTTTGTTTTCCCACAGTTTTTACTAGTGCTACTGCTATGCAAGAAATACAATAGCCTATTTGAGACTACAAGTTATTGATAAATTAATTGATCACTTTGGGGACAGACACGTCACATTGAGAATCGAAGCTGGTGATATCTTACCGGGGATGACACGACGTCTGTGCTACCTGCGACGTTGTGGACGGACAGTGCTAACCCCCACAGCTGGGCTGGTGAGACCCTCAGCGGAGCGCTTTGCACGCTGTGCGCAGAAGCCCAGTTTAGGTCAATCAGGACGCACCGCAGGACAGCTCTTCACAATGGATCAGCATTATACCTAATACCTGAAGTC
This DNA window, taken from Alosa sapidissima isolate fAloSap1 chromosome 11, fAloSap1.pri, whole genome shotgun sequence, encodes the following:
- the slc24a1 gene encoding sodium/potassium/calcium exchanger 2, with protein sequence MYVTRRRRLHLSRIIFFLSGVLLCCIYQLTVRVRPWPEAQTGDDPRIGTPEAVGRRPEETAGEDSLSTSTLTTAKSTTMLHPAITSFASPPTAATTTLTTVNTLTTTDSATTMTTTATTTATATTTATTKMTNATTKMTNMTTETTSSTSELTPSTTTNRTVHCIFVDSSQSSPTPDLVLTTTAPVSTTSTTNTTTEAVHPPEIPHSKGEYPHDIFSVEDRRNGWVTLHIFGMIYMFVALAIVCDEFFVPTLGVITDKLAISDDVAGATFMAAGGSAPELFTSLIGVFISHSNVGIGTIVGSAVFNILFVIGMCALFSREMLHLTWWPLFRDVSFYILGLIMLIVFFLDNTIMPWESAMLIGCYTCYVTFMKFNVQIEHAFKTQIMKHKSIVKVIAPEEPAKDNGTSAEDRRPPDPEDKNRLKLKPALQRGGSSASLHNSTMRSTIFQLMIHTLDPLGEETVLNGEVKAGSSGQGRVKFKDKAQILNSMARGKPEAKTQETSAGAAAKESKEKKEIEEKDEEEAEEEAEEEAEEEAEEEAEEEMKEEAKEETKEAPAEKEEKGEAEAEAKAETDEQTKDEPAAAAPDGGGDGNEDGSEEDSDDDSDDSDDSDDSDDDDEEEDVEGEGGEEEDENEEPLSLEWPDTPRKQVTYVLLLPIVFPLWLTVPDVRNPASKKFFVITFVGSIIWIAVFSYLMVWWAHQVGETIGISEEIMGLTILAAGTSIPDLITSVIVARKGLGDMAVSSSVGSNIFDITVGLPVPWLMYSTMHGFAPVAVSSNGLFCAIVLLFLMLLFVIISIAVCGWKMNKALGSTMFLLYFIFLVLSVMLEDRIIVCPVSI